A region of Colletotrichum higginsianum IMI 349063 chromosome 10, whole genome shotgun sequence DNA encodes the following proteins:
- a CDS encoding GrpB domain protein produces the protein MPSDESHQTRTPLLGNSQRGAGARIRSTSRNVRDKTSSGVSLITNIFRGGLFSPPTLTYDPLLLLLNHDEKSERDRLTEKWKDNKLQELNFVGVVAALLANVLTSTGSWPNLLPPGTTTPWPVRTSWFCGIAFALASVLTAADQTIRLHRMAGHRDGLVLIRQSLRTKDRVLIGTEWKYRPRQMQVYAWQLGVLFLAGSVLFMMSGLIFLVWSAVVEDLGQGRGFDENGKVAVIFTVVALSVAVVFVVGQATLYHPVPKGGDIEDAE, from the exons ATGCCATCCGACGAGAGCCATCAGACAAGGACGCCTTTGCTCGGCAACAGTCAGAGAGGAGCAGGAGCCAGGATA CGTTCAACCTCCCGCAACGTCCGCGACAAGACCAGCAGTGGCGTCTCGCTCATCACAAACATCTTCCGCGGCGGCCTTTTCTCCCCGCCGACGTTGACGTACGACCCGCTGCTCTTGCTTCTGAACCACGACGAGAAGAGCGAGCGGGACAGGCTCACCGAGAAATGGAAAGACAACAAGTTGCAAGAGCTCAActtcgtcggcgtcgtg GCCGCTCTGCTCGCGAACGTTCTGACGTCAACTGGTTCGTGGCCGAACCTGCTGCCACCGGGCACCACGACGCCGTGGCCCGTCCGCACGTCGTGGTTCTGCGGCATCGCCTTTGCTCTTGCCAGCGTCTTGACCGCGGCAGACCAAACGATCCGGCTCCACCGGATGGCGGGGCACCGAGACGGCCTGGTCCTCATCAGACAGTCGCTGCGCACCAAAGACCGCGTGTTGATCGGCACGGAATGGAAGTATCGCCCCCGGCAGATGCAGGTCTACGCGTGGCAGCTGGGGGTCCTGTTCCTGGCGGGATCGGTGCTGTTCATGATGTCCGGGCTGATCTTCCTCGTCTGGAGTGCCGTGGTCGAGGACTTGGGCCAAGGAAGGGGGTTTGATGAAAACGGAAAG GTTGCCGTGATATTCACCGTTGTGGCCCTAAGCGTGGCCGTCGTATTCGTCGTGGGGCAAGCAACTCTCTACCACCCGGTGCCGAAAGGAGGCGATATTGAGGATGCCGAGTAA
- a CDS encoding MIP family channel protein — protein sequence MARAKIERKFSEFSELNYGSLPMLRMENTTRNNIVAVLGEFVGTFLFLFFSFAGTQVANTPLGAPGSNPNLPSIIFIALAFGVSLTANVWAFYRVTGGMFNPVVTLALMICGGLPPIRGLLIMPTQIIAGLCAAGVASALFPGPLAVTTSLGGGANIAQGFFIEVFLTTQLVFVILMLAVEKHRSTFLAPVGIGLSFFLAELTGVYFTGGSLNPARSFGPAAVVGDFPNYHWIYWLAPTFGSMVACGFYVVLRQLRYYECNPGQESDGHDSGSEPSIKVQNGTENLKSCSQHC from the exons ATGGCCAGAGCAAAGATCGAGCGAAAGTTCTCCGAGTTCAGCGAACTCAACTATGGCTCCCTGCCTATGCTCCGCATGGAAAACACCACACGAAATAACATCGTCGCCGTTCTTGGCGAATTCGTCGGCACGTTTCTGTTTCtgttcttctccttcgccgGGACACAGGTGGCCAACACGCCTCTCGGAGCGCCAGGGTCGAATCCGAACCTGCCTTCCATCATTTTCATTGCACTCGCGTTCGGCGTCTCTTTGACTGCAAATGTCTGGGCGTTCTATCGGGTCACCGGGGGGATGTTCAACCCAGTT GTCACCCTTGCTCTCATGATCTGCGGCGGCCTACCACCGATTCGTGGCCTCCTTATAATGCCGACTCAAATCATAGCTGGACTATGTGCAGCTGGGGTTGCCTCCGCATTGTTTCCTGGTCCCTTGGCCGTCACCACGTCTTTGGGAGGCGGCGCGAACATCGCGCAAGGCTTCTTCATCGAAGTCTTTTTGACCACTCAACTTGTTTTCGTCATCCTCATGCTGGCGGTTGAGAAGCATCGTTCCACGTTCCTCGCCCCTGTAGGCATTGGACTGTCGTTCTTCCTCGCGGAGCTTACAG GTGTCTACTTTACCGGCGGATCTCTGAATCCCGCTCGATCGTTCGGTCCCGCTGCTGTGGTTGGTGACTTTCCCAACTACCATTGGATCTACTGGCTGGCCCCAACATTCGGTTCAATGGTTGCCTGTGGATTCTATGTCGTCCTTCGTCAGCTTCGATACTACGAATGCAACCCAGGCCAAGAGTCAGATGGTCACGATTCGGGAAGTGAGCCCAGCATCAAAGTTCAAAATGGAACCGAAAACCTCAAGTCCTGTTCTCAACATTGTTAG
- a CDS encoding Pfs domain-containing protein — MATGTALDDPESYTVGWIAALPIERAAAIAMLDEKHAEPKGFTRHPTDTNVYTWGRMGEHNIAIASLAAGVYGLTSAATTASSLSSSLPSIRIGLLVGIGGGIPRPDEGRDIRLGDVAVSKPDGTTGGVCQYDLVKARPGKRRERKGFLGKPPTVLLKALTSIRADHEMKDSKIPELVEGMLKNNPKMAKKSKQSPGYVHQGFDSDRLFDASYEHVSGPDCHSCGEANEVEREPRDTTNPEIHYGVIASGNTLVKDAAAREQIVADVGEDCICFEMEAAGLMNHFPCLVIRGISDYADSHKNDRWQRYASATAAAYAKEFLAYVPAAEVQGSKRALEILESVEQKVTVTQQTTLAMKEAVESVVSGNQREKIRHWLAPPPDPSTNANQARKLRHEGTGGWLLETAEFQNWVAGTYRHLWLHGLAGCGKTVLSSTILDHLMGEDGRVVLSFFFDFSDQTKQTLDGMLRSLASQLYQGGLDSAARLDNAFRAHRDGENKPTTNFLRDAVRMILADQKQVFVVIDALDESTTRDEICSWIKSMFSTPELVHVRLLYTGRPEAEFISEIPTLIGEESCLRLNKLAIDADIRSYVTARLENDPGFNKKRLSEDLIEQLRDRVGNRADGM; from the exons ATGGCGACAGGCACGGCTCTCGACGACCCGGAGTCCTACACCGTCGGATGGATCGCTGCGCTCCCTATCGAACGGGCTGCTGCAATTGCCATGCTTGACGAGAAACACGCAGAGCCAAAGGGCTTCACGAGGCACCCGACTGACACCAACGTCTATACCTGGGGCCGTATGGGCGAGCACAATATCGCAATTGCTtctctcgccgccggtgtTTATGGGCTCACCTCAGCCGCTACCACAGCCTCTAGcctgtcctcctcgctccCGTCCATCAGAATCGGTCTTCTGGTCGGAATTGGCGGTGGAATCCCTCGGCCGGATGAGGGTCGTGAcatccgtctcggcgacgtggCTGTCAGCAAGCCTGATGGAACCACGGGCGGCGTCTGCCAATACGACTTGGTCAAGGCGAGGCCCGGCAAACGTCGTGAGCGAAAAGGCTTCTTGGGGAAGCCTCCGACCGTCTTGCTCAAAGCCCTTACAAGCATTCGAGCAGACCACGAGATGAAGGACTCCAAGATACCCGAGCTTGTGGAAGGCATGCTGAAGAACAACCCTAAGATGGCAAAGAAATCAAAACAAAGTCCTGGCTATGTACACCAAGGATTCGACAGCGACCGCCTCTTTGATGCATCGTACGAGCACGTCTCCGGACCAGATTGCCACAGTTGTGGAGAAGCAAATGAGGTCGAACGAGAACCACGAGACACCACGAACCCCGAGATTCATTACGGCGTGATTGCGTCTGGCAACACGCTTGTCAAAGATGCCGCGGCTCGCGAGCAAATTGTAGCCGATGTGGGAGAGGATTGTATCTGCTTCGAGATGGAGGCTGCAGGCCTGATGAATCACTTTCCATGTCTTGTCATACGCGGCATCAGCGACTACGCCGACTCTCATAAGAACGATCGTTGGCAGCGCTATGCTtcggccaccgccgctgcctaTGCGAAGGAGTTTCTTGCATACGTGCCGGCCGCAGAGGTTCAGGGATCCAAAAGAGCGCTGGAAATCCTTGAATCAG TTGAGCAAAAAGTCACTGTCACGCAGCAGACCACACTTGCAATGAAAGAAGCGGTAGAGTCCGTAGTTTCCGGCAATCAGCGAGAGAAGATCCGCCACTGGCTTGCGCCTCCTCCCGATCCATCTACCAACGCCAATCAGGCGAGAAAGCTTCGTCATGAGGGAACGGGTGGCTGGCTTCTAGAAACCGCAGAGTTTCAGAACTGGGTTGCTGGGACATATCGACACTTGTGGCTACATGGACTGGCCGGTTGCGGCAAAACGGTTCTCAGCAGTACAATCTTGGATCATCTCatgggagaagacggccgcGTTGTCCTCAGCTTCTTCTTTGACTTCAGCGATCAAACTAAGCAGACTTTGGATGGAATGTTGCGGTCACTTGCATCTCAACTGTACCAGGGGGGCTTGGACTCTGCGGCACGTCTCGACAATGCCTTCCGAGCACACCGCGATGGGGAGAACAAGCCGACTACAAATTTTCTTCGTGATGCTGTGCGCATGATCTTGGCCGATCAGAAGCAGGTTTTCGTCGTTATCGACGCCTTGGATGAATCAACAACACGGGACGAAATCTGCTCGTGGATCAAGAGCATGTTTTCCACGCCAGAGCTGGTTCACGTTCGGCTACTTTACACTGGTCGACCAGAAGCCGAGTTTATCAGCGAGATACCCACCTTGATTGGAGAAGAAAGCTGCTTACGCCTGAACAAATTGGCTATCGATGCCGATATTCGCTCTTACGTGACGGCGAGACTTGAGAACGACCCTGGCTTCAACAAAAAGAGGCTGTCCGAGGACCTAATCGAACAGCTTCGTGACAGAGTCGGAAACAGGGCCGATGGAATGTGA
- a CDS encoding Glycosyl hydrolase family 3 N terminal domain-containing protein produces MLLSLITTAALVGAAAPSPPVYTNRSDHFIVVPTFPTPQSAESTGEGWKAAFEKAQEAVSRLNLTQKVGLTTGFTYGLSCNGNIAPIPEIDFPGLCLADGPVSVRIADLTTVFPAGLTAAATWDRQLIYERGRGLGAEFRGKGASVHLGFAEDGTEIQAISANIDDRTMHELYLWPFANAVRSGVVSVMCGYNRVNQTYACENSKLLNGLLKGELGFQGYVVSDWYATHSGVNSVEAGMDMTMPGPMNTAATTLPGMPSYLGGNLTQAVLNGTVPESKVDDMARRVLSAYFFLHQDDDFPSIDPSTGFVFAATYAYPDEYLTLAGYDPSNPPPARDVRGNHSEIVRKVAAAGTVLLKNTNGTLPLKEPKNVAVFGNGAADVSEGLTYTGDESGPWGANVGALSVGGGSGAGRHTRLISPLFAIRNRVEEGTAGGRVQYLTDNAKIVEGDFTSIYPPPDVCLVFLKTWSREGTDRLSFENDWDSTAVVNNVARKCPNTVVVTHSGGINTMPWADNPNVTAILAAHYPGQENGHSIVDVLYGDVNPSGRLPYTIPKQPADYDFPIVNITVTLAQDPDAWQADFTEGLMIDYRHFDAKNITPQYEFGFGLGYTTFALAGDATFAPKSENVSAYPPPAARAYPGGNPALWDTIGSISATVENTGSVDGEQVVQLYVSLPRRGVPSNTPVQILRGFEKVALAPGASKLIEFPVLRRDVSFWNTTAQDWELPVGEIEFRVGFSSRDIKSKTFGTFLSFDISPH; encoded by the exons ATGCTTCTTTCCTTGATCACCACCGCAGCCTTGGTGGGAGCTGCGGCCCCGTCACCCCCCGTGTACACGAATCGCTCCGATCACTTCATCGTGGTCCCCACGTTCCCGACAC CTCAATCAGCCGAGAGCACCGGCGAGGGGTGGAAGGCTGCCTTCGAGAAAGCCCAAGAGGCCGTCTCGCGGTTGAACCTGACGCAGAAGGTCGGCCTGACGACTGGCTTCACCTACGGCCTCTCGTGCAACGGCAACATTGCTCCGATTCCCGAGATCGACTTCCCCGGACTCTGCCTCGCAGATGGTCCGGTCTCTG TTAGGATCGCAGATCTCACGACGGTCTTTCCGGCGGGTTTGACGGCCGCAGCGACGTGGGACAGGCAACTGATCTATGAGAGAGGGCGCGGCCTCGGTGCGGAATTCCGTGGTAAGGGCGCCAGCGTTCATCTTGG cttcgccgaggacggcacgGAGATCCAAGCCATCTCTGCCAATATCGATGACCGCACCATGCATGAGCTCTACCTCTGGCCCTTCGCCAACGCCGTTCGCTCCGGCGTTGTCTCTGTCATGTGCGGATACAACCGGGTCAACCAGACGTATGCCTGCGAGAACTCCAAGCTGCTGAACGGGTTGCTCAAGGGCGAGCTGGGCTTCCAGGGCTACGTCGTCAGCGACTGGTACGCCACCCACTCGGGCGTCAActccgtcgaggccggcatggATATGACGATGCCGGGGCCCATGaacaccgccgccacgacTCTCCCGGGCATGCCCTCCTATCTCGGCGGCAATCTGACCCAGGCCGTGCTCAACGGCACCGTCCCCGAAAGCAAGGTCGACGACATGGCACGCCGTGTCCTCTCTGCTTACTTCTTCCTCCAccaggacgacgacttcCCCTCCATCGATCCGTCGACGggcttcgtcttcgccgcgACGTACGCCTACCCCGACGAGTACCTGACCCTCGCGGGCTACGACCCGAGcaacccgccgccggcgcgcgACGTCCGCGGCAACCATTCCGAAATCGTGCGCAAggtcgccgcggccggcaCCGTCCTCCTGAAGAACACAAACGGCACCCTCCCGCTCAAGGAGCCCAAGAACGTCGCCGTGttcggcaacggcgccgcgGACGTCAGCGAGGGTCTGACGTACACGGGGGACGAGAGCGGTCCCTGGGGCGCcaacgtcggcgccctcagcgttggcggcggctccggcgccggaCGGCACACGCGCCTCATCTCCCCGCTCTTCGCCATCCGCAACCGCGTGGAGGAGGGCACCGCGGGCGGCCGGGTCCAGTACCTTACCGACAACGCCAAgatcgtcgagggcgacttCACGTCCATATACCCCCCGCCGGACGTGTGCCTCGTGTTCCTCAAGACCTGGTCTCGCGAGGGGACGGATCGTCTCTCGTTCGAGAACGACTGGGATTCGACGGCCGTCGTGAACAACGTCGCCAGGAAGTGCCCcaacaccgtcgtcgtcacccaCTCCGGAGGCATCAACACCATGCCCTGGGCCGACAACCCCAACGTGACGGCAATCCTCGCCGCGCACTATCCCGGCCAGGAAAACGGACATTCCATTGTGGACGTCTTGTACGGGGATGTCAACCCGTCCGGTCGTCTCCCATACACCATCCCCAAGCAGCCTGCGGATTACGACTTCCCCATTGTCAATATTACCGTAACTCTCGCGCAGGACCCTGATGCCTGGCAGGCTGACTTCACTGAGGGGCTTATGATCGACTACCGTCATTTCGATGCCAAAAACATTACGCCGCAGTATGAATTCGGCTTCGGGCTCGGCTACACCACATTTGCGCTCGCCGGTGACGCTACCTTTGCCCCGAAGAGCGAAAATGTTTCTGCCTACCCTCCGCCGGCTGCGAGAGCTTACCCTGGGGGTAACCCGGCGCTCTGGGACACCATCGGCTCCATCTCGGCAACGGTGGAGAATACCGGAAGCGTCGATGGCGAGCAGGTCGTGCAGTTGTATGTGTCGCTCCCCAGGCGGGGCGTCCCCAGCAACACACCTGTCCAGATCCTGCGTGGATTCGAGAAGGTCGCCCTGGCACCGGGGGCATCCAAGTTGATCGAGTTCCCCGTCCTGCGTCGTGACGTGAGTTTCTGGAACACCACAGCGCAGGACTGGGAGCTTCCGGTGGGCGAGATTGAGTTCCGTGTCGGCTTCAGCTCCCGAGACATAAAGTCAAAGACATTTGGCACCTTTTTGAGTTTCGACATCTCTCCCCATTAG
- a CDS encoding RTA1 protein: MLSIRQNASEAGAAEANPFKLYHYDPSIAAAVIFVLLFLATTLLHCWQLVKSRCWFFVPLAIGGLLEAIGYAARAKSGSESPDWTLGPYIIQAILLLVAPALYAASIYIELGRIISVIDGEGHVMIPKAWMTKVFVTGDILSFILQGGGGGYQASGSLEALHTGAKIIIAGLFVQLIFFGFFIVVTVAFHRSINRAPTGRANSSIPWRRHMRALYLGSVLIMVRSVFRAVEYLQGFDGYLLSHEAYLYLFDATLMVLVMVLFNQVHPAEIAAVVSGGGYNEEWKMGALPRYNVERL, translated from the exons ATGCTTTCCATCCGTCAAAACGCCTCAGAAGCCGGCGCGGCCGAAGCGAACCCATTCAAACTTTACCACTACGAtccctccatcgccgccgccgtcatcttcgtcttgCTCTTCCTTGCAACAACTCTCCTTCACTGCTGGCAGCTGGTCAAGTCCCGCTGTTGGTTCTTCGTACCCCTGGCCATCGGAGGTCTTT TGGAAGCCATAGGGTATGCCGCTCGCGCCAAGTCGGGCAGCGAGAGCCCCGACTGGACCCTCGGGCCCTACATTATTCAAGCAATCCTCTTACTCGTGGCCCCCGCGCTTTATGCCGCCTCGATCTACATAGAGCTGGGCCGGATCATTTCCGTCATTGACGGGGAGGGCCACGTCATGATCCCAAAGGCGTGGATGACCAAGGTCTTTGTAACGGGAGACATTCTGTCATTCATACTTCAGGGTGGCG GTGGCGGCTACCAAGCCTCGGGAAGCCTCGAAGCCTTGCATACCGGCGCCAAGATCATCATTGCCGGTCTGTTCGTTCAGCTCATCTTCTTTGGgttcttcatcgtcgtcaccgtGGCCTTCCATCGCTCCATCAACAGAGCGCCCACGGGCCGCGCCAACAGCAGCATTCCCTGGAGGAGACACATGAGAGCTCTGTACCTGGGGAGTGTGCTCATCATGGTCCGATCCGTGTTCCGTGCCGTCGAGTACCTCCAGGGCTTCGACGGGTACCTGCTGAGCCACGAGGCGTATCTCTACCTCTTCGATGCCACCCTCATGGTTCTCGTCATGGTTCTGTTCAACCAGGTCCACCCTGCCGAGATCGCGGCCGTTGTGTCGGGAGGCGGGTACAATGAGGAATGGAAGATGGGCGCGCTGCCGCGCTATAATGTGGAGAGATTGTGA
- a CDS encoding Rta1 domain-containing protein: MASDEVPLEMPPVKRRKPHKKSRTGCLDCRKRRVKCSEERPSCRSCVRREVFCEYPEEVQPTGNPTPQSSDLHDDASPARLSPRVYDTGGDHNGTEHPSTPAPTPVSAVSSVSRRPGPSTDTFGVRDLALLHHWTVSTSVSIFKAPDLDSLWQVLITQIAFEYPFVTHAILSLAALHMAYLDDGPQNSSYVEEATQHHAVSLAGFHSVLENCTVDQYEGLFLWSILNIIYVFSISRQLADNAERNSPRLRKDRLLGVEWIPMMRGIDAVLAPHYDFLRGGRIQPLLSLGNWAELEPGDAILDPMDLELRRLQDIWKDSGDADVYNQALTVMRKARMYCLQFETMEAHMLADWGWNRALAGPLSFVHFGPQRYFTLLHQRQPPALVLFTYLGALLHSLNHVWFFEGWGKDIIEAIDDLLGDYWRPWIRWPLQHAGLSSD; encoded by the exons ATGGCTTCGGACGAAGTGCCACTGGAAATGCCTCCAGTGAAAAGACGCAAACCACACAAGAAGTCAAGGACAGGGTGCCTTGACTGCCGGAAACGCCGAGTCAAG TGCAGCGAGGAGCGCCCGAGCTGTCGATCCTGTGTCCGACGCGAGGTCTTCTGCGAATACCCCGAGGAGGTCCAGCCAACAGGCAACCCGACGCCCCAGTCGTCCGACCTCCACGATGATGCATCGCCGGCTCGACTGTCCCCCCGGGTATACGACACTGGGGGAGACCACAACGGGACGGAACACCCGTCAACCCCGGCGCCCACCCCCGTCTCCGCGGTCTCCAGCGTATCCCGGAGGCCCGGACCGTCTACGGACACGTTCGGCGTAAGGGACCTGGCCCTGCTGCACCACTGGACCGTCTCCACCAGCGTCAGCATCTTCAAGGCCCCCGACCTGGACTCGCTGTGGCAGGTCTTGATTACGCAGATCGCCTTCGAGTACCCCTTCGTCACGCACGCCATCCTGAGCCTGGCCGCCCTCCACATGGCCTACCTAGACGACGGGCCCCAGAACAGCTCctacgtcgaggaggccaccCAGCACCACGCCGTCTCTCTTGCCGGGTTCCACTCCGTGCTCGAAAACTGCACCGTCGACCAGTACGAGGGCCTGTTCCTCTGGTCCATCCTCAACATCATCTACGTCTTTTCCATCTCGAGACAACTTGCCGACAACGCGGAGCGGAACTCGCCGCGTCTCCGCAAGGACCGCCTTCTGGGCGTCGAATGGATCCCGATGATGCGCGGCATAGACGCCGTGCTGGCGCCGCACTACGACTTcctccgcggcggccgcATACAGCCCCTCTTGTCACTGGGGAACTGGGCCGAGCTGGAGCCCGGAGACGCCATCCTGGATCCGATGGACCTTGAGCTCCGGCGACTGCAAGACATATGGAAGGAcagcggcgacgccgacgtctACAACCAGGCCCTGACGGTCATGAGAAAGGCCCGCATGTATTGCTTGCAGTTCGAGACGATGGAGGCCCATATGCTTGCGGACTGGGGGTGGAACAGGGCCTTGGCCGGCCCGCTGAGCTTCGTTCACTTCGGCCCCCAGCGGTACTTTACGCTGTTGCACCAACGCCAGCCCCCGGCACTTGTCCTCTTTACCTACCTGGGTGCCCTCTTGCACTCTCTGAATCACGTCTGGTTCTTTGAAGGTTGGGGCAAGGACATCATCGAGGCCATAGACGACTTGCTCGGGGACTACTGGAGGCCGTGGATTCGCTGGCCGCTTCAACACGCAGGGTTGAGCTCCGACTGA
- a CDS encoding RTA1 domain-containing protein, translated as MASSTTEAPAEFFDFKLYRYTPSLAAAIVSVIVFAVLTALHTWRMLKARAYYFMAFTIGGVFQTAGYGGRIWSHYDPLSIGGFVIQAILILVAPALYAASIYMILGRLIRTVKGEHLSLIPVNWVTRVFVTGDVIAFSLQAGGGGIQAAGTMAMYETGEKIIIAGLFVQIVVFGFFVVTSIMFQSRLARNPTRVARSGGVPWKRYLVVLYVVSAIILVRSIFRVVEYLQGNKGYLISHEIFLYIFDTILMAITMAIFAIWYVEHLEDPKRGKFVEDPETSGSGDGCEMDDSVQHGRQVREQHDQHWK; from the exons atggcgtcctcgacgaccgaGGCCCCGGCCGAGTTCTTCGACTTCAAACTCTACCGGTACACCccctcgttggcggcggccattGTCAGCGTGATTGTGTTTGCCGTCCTGACGGCGCTGCACACGTGGCGGATGCTGAAGGCGAGGGCATATTATTTCATGGCCTTTACCATCGGCGGTGTCT TCCAGACTGCCGGGTACGGAGGACGAATCTGGAGCCATTACGACCCTCTCTCcatcggcggcttcgtcatCCAGgccatcctcatcctcgtcgccccgGCGCTGTACGCCGCCTCCATCTACATGATCCTGGGCCGCCTCATCCGGACGGTCAAGGGCGAGCACCTGTCGCTGATCCCCGTCAACTGGGTGACCCGCGTCTTCGTCACGGGGGACGTGATCGCCTTCAGCctccaggccggcggcggcggcatccagGCGGCGGGCACGATGGCCATGTACGAGACCGGGGAGAAgatcatcatcgccggcctgTTCGTGCAgatcgtcgtcttcggcttcttcgtcgtcaccTCCATCATGTTCCAGTCCCGGCTCGCCAGGAACCCGACGCGCGTCgcccgcagcggcggcgtcccgTGGAAGCGGTACCTCGTGGTGCTCTACGTCGTgagcgccatcatcctcgtccggAGCATCTTTCGCGTGGTCGAGTACCTGCAGGGGAACAAGGGGTATCTCATCTCCCACGAGATTTTCCTCTACATCTTCGACACCATCCTCATGGCCATCACCATGGCCATCTTTGCCATCTGGTACGTGGAGCACCTGGAGGACCCGAAGCGCGGCAAGTTTGTCGAGGACCCGGAAACGTCTGGCTCGGGCGACGGTTGTGAAATGGACGACAGTGTCCAGCATGGACGACAGGTCCGTGAGCAGCATGACCAGCATTGGAAGTGA